A window from Cellulomonas sp. C5510 encodes these proteins:
- a CDS encoding glycosyltransferase, with protein sequence MSRGVLVHEWVARRGGSELVLDAMASALPGLDLHCLWTDAPGRYPGRDVHETWLARTPLRRSKAAALPLLPATWRRRPGAYDWALVSSHLFAHHVRFTDQPADFRKYVYVHSPARYLWEPSLDRRGDRPWVRAMAVPFRALDRHRAGEPAELAANSAFVADRIRTHWDREARVIHPPVDVDRVTATLAETGATGAGPDGHPADRPGAVAAATAGPAQPLTPDEWALLDRLGDGFLLGASRFVAYKRLDLVIATGEELGLPVVIAGSGPERARLVELAERASVPVHLVDGPSDGLMYALFARAVALVFPGIEDFGILPVEVLAAGTPVVVGPVGGAREIVEPALPGAVAPTDRPVDLAAAVRAVAGADPATCVARARDFALPVFHRELLSWLAPVL encoded by the coding sequence GTGAGCCGCGGCGTGCTGGTCCACGAGTGGGTGGCCCGGCGCGGCGGGTCGGAGCTCGTCCTCGACGCGATGGCGAGCGCCTTGCCCGGCCTCGACCTGCACTGCCTGTGGACCGACGCGCCCGGCCGCTACCCCGGACGCGACGTGCACGAGACGTGGCTCGCCCGCACGCCCCTCCGCCGGTCGAAGGCGGCCGCACTCCCCCTGCTGCCCGCCACCTGGCGCCGGCGACCGGGCGCCTACGACTGGGCGCTGGTCAGCTCGCACCTCTTCGCGCACCACGTGCGGTTCACCGACCAGCCGGCGGACTTCCGCAAGTACGTCTACGTGCACAGCCCCGCGCGCTACCTCTGGGAGCCGTCGCTCGACCGACGCGGCGACCGCCCGTGGGTGCGGGCGATGGCCGTCCCGTTCCGCGCGCTCGACAGGCACCGCGCCGGCGAGCCGGCCGAGCTCGCCGCGAACAGCGCGTTCGTCGCGGACCGGATCCGCACGCACTGGGACCGCGAGGCACGAGTGATCCATCCGCCCGTCGACGTCGACCGAGTCACCGCGACGCTCGCGGAGACGGGGGCGACGGGAGCCGGGCCCGACGGCCACCCCGCGGACCGACCGGGCGCGGTGGCCGCGGCGACGGCCGGCCCGGCGCAGCCCCTCACGCCGGACGAGTGGGCGCTCCTCGACCGCCTCGGCGACGGGTTCCTGCTCGGCGCGTCGCGGTTCGTCGCCTACAAGCGGCTCGATCTCGTCATCGCGACGGGAGAGGAGCTCGGGCTCCCCGTCGTCATCGCGGGCTCGGGCCCTGAGCGGGCCCGGCTGGTCGAGCTCGCCGAGCGGGCGAGCGTCCCGGTGCACCTCGTCGACGGTCCGTCGGACGGCCTCATGTACGCGCTCTTCGCGCGCGCGGTCGCCCTCGTCTTCCCGGGCATCGAGGACTTCGGCATCCTCCCCGTCGAGGTCCTCGCCGCGGGCACACCCGTGGTCGTCGGCCCGGTGGGGGGCGCACGGGAGATCGTCGAGCCCGCGCTCCCGGGCGCGGTCGCGCCCACCGACCGGCCCGTGGACCTCGCGGCGGCGGTCCGCGCGGTCGCGGGCGCCGACCCCGCGACATGCGTCGCGCGCGCGCGGGACTTCGCGCTCCCCGTCTTCCACCGCGAGCTGCTGTCCTGGCTCGCGCCCGTGCTGTGA